From the genome of Gemmatimonadaceae bacterium, one region includes:
- a CDS encoding ATPase, T2SS/T4P/T4SS family, with translation MAAPVASSERIGDILLREGLISKEQLDRALQEQRQNGTRVGYNLVKLGFIHETELTKVLARQFKMPAVDLSKFEVDPRIAKLIPGDLALKHLVLPLKREGRTLTVAMADPTNLGVLEDLKFITRYDIFPVIAGEFTIKNALDKIFEDADLQMTSLLDDIEGMGLDGDVEVVEDREEEVSAAALAAAVDDAPVVKLINAILSDAVKKGASDIHFECFENELRVRYRVDGALSEVMKPPKKMQAALVSRFKIMASLNIAERRVPQDGRIKLKMGNKVIDYRVSTLPTLFGEKIVLRILDKGNLTLDLEKFGIEPKAEKDLMEAVTNPYGMVLVTGPTGSGKTTTLYSAISKINTIDVNIMTAEDPVEYNMFGVNQVLVRNEVGMTFAAALRAFLRQDPNIIMVGEIRDLETGSIAIKAALTGHLVLSTLHTNSAPETVTRLMDMGLEPFNVASALNLVLAQRLLRRICPNCKEKYTPSDDDLAIAKVTRKTTLRELRFTDYAIDAARLRATKEAAPYLAHVTLDTTFGELAYFRGVGCDTCGGSGLKGRQGVYEVLPMTPAIRKLVMMNVGAAEIRDAAIEEGMLTLRMDAWMKVMKGIATIEQMCRETSA, from the coding sequence ATGGCCGCACCCGTCGCTTCCAGCGAACGCATCGGCGACATCCTCCTCCGTGAAGGACTGATCTCCAAAGAGCAACTCGACAGGGCGCTCCAGGAGCAGAGGCAGAACGGCACGCGGGTGGGGTACAACCTCGTCAAACTCGGATTCATCCACGAAACGGAACTGACCAAGGTGCTCGCCCGGCAGTTCAAAATGCCGGCGGTGGATCTGTCCAAGTTCGAGGTCGATCCGCGCATCGCCAAGCTGATCCCGGGCGATCTGGCGCTCAAGCATCTCGTCCTGCCGCTCAAGCGCGAGGGGCGGACGCTCACCGTGGCGATGGCCGACCCGACCAATCTTGGTGTCCTCGAAGACCTCAAGTTCATCACGCGGTATGACATCTTCCCCGTGATCGCGGGTGAGTTCACGATCAAGAACGCGCTGGATAAGATCTTCGAGGACGCGGACCTGCAGATGACCTCGTTGCTCGACGACATCGAGGGAATGGGGCTCGATGGGGACGTCGAGGTGGTGGAGGACCGGGAGGAGGAGGTTTCGGCGGCGGCTCTGGCAGCGGCCGTGGACGACGCGCCGGTGGTGAAGCTCATCAACGCCATCCTCTCCGACGCCGTGAAGAAGGGAGCGTCGGATATCCACTTCGAGTGTTTCGAGAACGAGCTGCGCGTGCGCTACCGCGTGGACGGTGCGCTCAGCGAGGTGATGAAGCCGCCCAAGAAGATGCAGGCGGCACTGGTGTCGCGGTTCAAGATCATGGCGTCGCTCAACATCGCAGAGCGCCGCGTGCCGCAGGATGGCCGCATCAAGCTGAAGATGGGGAACAAGGTCATCGACTACCGTGTGTCCACGCTCCCCACGCTGTTCGGCGAGAAGATCGTGCTGCGTATTCTCGACAAGGGCAACCTGACGCTCGACCTCGAGAAGTTCGGCATCGAGCCCAAGGCCGAGAAGGATCTGATGGAAGCGGTGACGAATCCGTACGGCATGGTGCTGGTCACCGGCCCCACGGGCTCCGGCAAGACGACCACGCTCTATTCGGCGATCTCCAAGATCAACACGATCGACGTGAACATCATGACCGCCGAGGACCCCGTGGAGTACAACATGTTCGGGGTCAATCAGGTGCTCGTGCGCAACGAGGTGGGCATGACGTTCGCCGCGGCGCTGCGGGCATTCCTGCGCCAGGACCCGAACATCATCATGGTGGGTGAGATCCGCGATCTGGAGACCGGCAGCATCGCCATCAAGGCGGCGCTCACGGGCCACCTGGTGCTCTCCACGCTCCACACCAATTCGGCGCCGGAAACGGTCACGCGCCTCATGGATATGGGGCTCGAGCCCTTCAACGTGGCGTCGGCGCTCAATCTGGTGCTGGCGCAGCGTCTGCTGCGGCGCATCTGCCCCAACTGCAAGGAGAAATACACGCCGAGCGACGACGATCTGGCGATCGCGAAGGTGACGCGGAAGACGACGTTGCGCGAGTTGCGGTTTACCGACTACGCCATCGACGCGGCGCGGTTGCGGGCCACCAAGGAGGCGGCGCCGTATCTGGCCCATGTGACGCTGGACACGACGTTCGGCGAGTTGGCGTACTTCCGGGGCGTGGGATGCGACACGTGCGGTGGGAGCGGCCTCAAGGGTCGCCAGGGCGTATACGAAGTGCTGCCGATGACACCGGCCATCCGCAAGCTGGTGATGATGAACGTGGGCGCTGCCGAGATCCGCGATGCGGCAATCGAGGAGGGCATGCTCACCCTGCGCATGGATGCGTGGATGAAGGTGATGAAGGGCATCGCCACGATCGAGCAGATGTGCCGGGAGACCTCGGCGTAA
- a CDS encoding type IV pilus twitching motility protein PilT, translated as MTTPASPSSLNLRVLLEEVIERGASDLHITAGERPKMRIDGDIIDSSIEAVLQPKDTMQLAYSVLTENQKKRFEMEDELDFSFGIQNLARFRGNCFKQRGCVSMVIRQIPFDIKTFQDLGLPKVISDLSDKPRGLILVTGPTGSGKSTTLAAMIDKINKEIKGHIITIEDPIEFIHRHQGCIVNQREVGSDTKSFGAALKYALRQDPDVVLIGEMRDLETIQAGLTIAETGHLAFATLHTNSAAEAINRIIDVFPSHQQSQVRAQLAFSLEGIITQTLLPKMGGKGRAMAAEILVVTPAIRALIRDDKIHQIYSMMQSGKKYGMQTMNDALYNLYVTRMVSFDDCIRASHDPVELARMCGVALDGADEKRPGSPTPSITGTRR; from the coding sequence ATGACGACCCCCGCATCCCCATCTTCGCTGAATCTCCGCGTACTGCTCGAGGAAGTGATCGAGCGCGGCGCTTCCGACCTCCACATCACGGCGGGCGAGCGCCCCAAGATGCGCATTGATGGTGACATCATCGATTCGAGCATCGAGGCGGTGCTGCAACCGAAAGACACCATGCAGCTGGCGTATTCGGTGCTCACGGAGAATCAGAAGAAGCGGTTCGAGATGGAGGACGAACTGGACTTCTCGTTCGGCATCCAGAATCTGGCCCGGTTCCGCGGCAACTGCTTCAAGCAGCGCGGCTGCGTGTCGATGGTCATCCGGCAGATTCCGTTCGACATCAAGACCTTCCAGGACCTGGGGCTGCCCAAGGTCATCAGCGACCTGTCGGACAAGCCGCGTGGGCTGATTCTGGTCACGGGCCCCACGGGCTCTGGCAAGTCGACCACGCTGGCGGCGATGATCGACAAGATCAACAAGGAAATCAAAGGGCACATCATCACGATCGAGGACCCGATCGAGTTCATCCACCGGCACCAGGGGTGCATCGTCAACCAGCGCGAGGTGGGTTCGGACACGAAGAGCTTCGGGGCGGCGCTCAAGTACGCGTTGCGTCAGGACCCCGACGTCGTCCTCATTGGAGAAATGCGCGACCTGGAGACCATCCAGGCCGGGCTGACGATTGCGGAAACGGGGCACCTGGCGTTCGCGACGCTGCACACCAACAGCGCGGCGGAGGCCATCAACCGGATCATCGACGTCTTTCCGTCGCACCAGCAATCGCAGGTGCGGGCGCAGCTGGCGTTCTCGCTCGAGGGCATCATCACGCAGACCCTGCTCCCGAAGATGGGCGGCAAGGGGCGGGCGATGGCGGCGGAGATCCTGGTCGTGACCCCGGCCATCCGGGCGCTCATCCGGGACGACAAGATCCATCAGATCTATTCGATGATGCAGTCGGGCAAGAAGTACGGCATGCAGACGATGAACGACGCCTTGTACAATCTGTACGTGACCCGGATGGTGTCATTCGACGATTGTATCAGAGCATCGCACGATCCCGTGGAGTTGGCGCGCATGTGCGGCGTCGCACTCGATGGGGCGGACGAGAAGAGGCCGGGGTCCCCCACGCCGAGCATAACGGGAACGAGGCGGTAA